Proteins encoded in a region of the Rutidosis leptorrhynchoides isolate AG116_Rl617_1_P2 chromosome 9, CSIRO_AGI_Rlap_v1, whole genome shotgun sequence genome:
- the LOC139867275 gene encoding cathecol O-methyltransferase 1-like, translating to MCSNDDHFTYALQVSSSISMTMMLDSAIKLKVLEAIAKAGPDAKLSAHEITSHLSISNQDAPDKIDRMLRLLSSHSIVTCTQQDHQSMPTRVYGLTPVASYFIPNQDGASLGPPTLLLHDKVFVDSWFAFKDSVVEGGVPFNKVHGTHLYEYPSLDSRFNDVFNTAMDHHTKIAMSGVLECYHGFNKLKTVVDVAGGLGININMIVSKYPTIKGINFDQPHVISRAPQYPGVEHIGGDMFKDIPQGDAIFMKWILHNWSNDRCLTLLKNCYKALPEDGKIISVEAILPFVPNTSPVDKVNTHLDAIMMTHNPGGKVRTEEEFLALAKGAGFAGIKKACFARTLWVMEFYK from the exons ATGTGTTCTAATGACGATCACTTCACTTATGCACTACAAGTCTCTTCCTCCATATCAATGACCATGATGCTTGACAGTGCAATCAAGCTTAAGGTTCTAGAGGCTATAGCTAAGGCTGGACCCGATGCCAAACTCTCGGCACACGAGATCACATCTCATTTGTCAATCTCTAACCAAGATGCCCCGGACAAGATTGATCGGATGCTTAGGTTACTCTCAAGCCATTCTATTGTCACTTGCACTCAACAAGATCACCAATCAATGCCAACTCGAGTATATGGACTCACTCCAGTTGCAAGTTATTTTATCCCGAACCAAGATGGGGCCTCGTTAGGCCCCCCAACATTGTTGCTTCATGACAAGGTGTTCGTTGATAGTTG GTTTgcatttaaagattcagttgtggaAGGAGGTGTACCATTTAACAAGGTTCATGGAACACACTTGTATGAATATCCATCTTTAGATTCAAGGTTCAATGATGTATTCAACACTGCAATGGATCATCACACTAAAATTGCCATGAGCGGAGTTCTTGAATGCTATCATGGTTTCAACAAGCTGAAAACTGTTGTCGATGTAGCTGGTGGCCTTGGAATCAATATCAACATGATTGTATCGAAATATCCCACCATTAAAGGAATCAATTTCGATCAGCCTCATGTCATTAGCCGCGCACCACAATATCCCG GTGTTGAACATATTGGAGGAGATATGTTTAAAGATATTCCACAAGGTGATGCTATTTTTATGAAG TGGATCCTTCATAACTGGAGTAATGATCGTTGTTTGACACTACTAAAAAATTGCTACAAGGCTTTACCAGAAGACGGAAAGATCATTAGCGTAGAGGCAATTCTTCCATTTGTGCCGAACACTAGCCCCGTTGACAAAGTCAACACGCATCTAGATGCGATCATGATGACACACAATCCAGGAGGAAAGGTGCGCACCGAGGAAGAGTTTCTTGCGTTGGCTAAAGGCGCTGGATTTGCAGGGATCAAAAAGGCTTGCTTTGCTCGCACATTATGGGTTATGGAGTTCTATAAGTAA